One segment of Senegalia massiliensis DNA contains the following:
- a CDS encoding DEAD/DEAH box helicase: protein MDNKFLKLGINTELVKVLERNRIIKPTPVQSRTIPQILNGKDVVVQAQTGTGKTLAFMLPIMQNIDTTKPEIKALIVAPTRELALQITREAKKLSEVNEAKILAAYGGKDVNSQIKKLKGNIDIVIGTPGRLLDHLRRGTINLGKLKYLVLDEADQMLHMGFLHDIEDIISKTPKDRNTMLFSATIPNGIRSLSKRYSKNPVQIEIESKNITIDKIEQIVVETTDRGKLDSLLESIEKYNPFLAIIFCRTKRRAKSLNENLQSKGYNSDEIHGDLSQAKRERVMKNFRNAKLQFLVATDVAARGIDINNITHVFNYDIPQDPESYIHRIGRTARAGEEGIAVTFVSPKDRIALNNIEKTIKTTIEKKKNDKENKKQKRSYKKEKNKNYKKNKSKGKYRKNKKSNKRR, encoded by the coding sequence ATGGATAATAAGTTTTTAAAGTTAGGAATTAATACTGAGTTAGTAAAAGTGTTAGAAAGAAATAGAATAATTAAACCTACACCAGTACAATCTAGAACTATTCCTCAGATATTAAATGGAAAAGATGTGGTAGTTCAAGCACAAACTGGTACAGGTAAGACATTAGCTTTTATGCTCCCAATTATGCAAAATATTGATACTACTAAACCAGAAATAAAAGCTTTAATAGTTGCTCCAACTAGAGAGCTTGCATTACAAATTACTAGAGAAGCTAAAAAGTTATCAGAAGTAAATGAAGCAAAGATTCTTGCAGCATATGGAGGTAAAGATGTAAATTCTCAAATAAAAAAATTAAAAGGAAATATTGATATCGTTATAGGTACTCCAGGTAGATTATTGGATCACTTAAGAAGAGGAACTATAAACTTAGGAAAACTCAAGTATCTTGTATTAGATGAAGCAGATCAAATGCTACATATGGGGTTTTTACATGATATTGAAGATATAATATCTAAAACACCTAAAGATAGAAATACTATGCTATTTTCTGCTACAATACCTAATGGTATTAGATCATTATCTAAAAGATATTCTAAAAATCCTGTTCAGATAGAAATAGAAAGCAAAAATATAACAATAGATAAAATAGAACAAATAGTTGTTGAAACAACAGATAGAGGTAAATTAGATTCACTTCTTGAGTCAATAGAAAAATATAATCCGTTTTTAGCTATTATATTTTGTAGAACTAAGAGACGAGCAAAATCTTTAAATGAAAATTTACAATCTAAAGGATATAACTCTGATGAAATTCATGGTGATTTATCTCAAGCTAAAAGAGAGAGAGTAATGAAAAATTTTAGAAATGCAAAATTACAATTTCTTGTAGCTACAGATGTTGCAGCACGTGGAATAGATATTAATAATATAACCCATGTTTTTAATTATGATATACCACAAGATCCTGAAAGTTATATTCATCGTATAGGACGTACAGCAAGGGCAGGAGAGGAAGGAATAGCAGTAACTTTTGTATCACCAAAAGATAGAATTGCATTAAATAATATTGAAAAAACTATAAAAACAACAATAGAAAAAAAGAAAAATGATAAAGAAAATAAAAAGCAAAAAAGAAGTTATAAAAAAGAAAAGAATAAAAATTATAAAAAAAACAAATCAAAGGGTAAATATAGAAAAAATAAGAAATCTAATAAAAGAAGATAA
- a CDS encoding recombinase family protein, producing the protein MKVISTIAIYARKSKFTSKGESNENQIKLCKEYAYSYFQVDEIIVYEDEGYSGRNTERPKFKEMLNSTNINKFDVLICYRLDRISRNIADFTSLIEILQNKNIDFVSIKEQFDTSTPMGRAMMYISSVFSQLERETIAERIKDNMYALARTGRWLGGKTPTGYTSKQISYTDKDGINRKMYALTSVEKELNLVKMIYNKYLELGSLTKLETWTLEKNIKTKSNRYFDKGILKIILSNPVYAMADKKIYKYFQSYNSDIANNIDDFKGTHGLMVFNKHKEEKGTVYRKKKNNWIIAIGNHKGIIPSNTWIKVQHQLDMNSKKAPRSGTSEIGLLSPLLICKNCGSKMRIITSRKNNKLYYYYKCILKEKSKGYKCNIKNLNGKLADKYVLNKITELDYIDIDIYKYLYNMKARIIDPYSKTKLQKEKLLLELEKHKKSVNNLTLHLANNTDSKASKYIIERIEMFDKMIKNIESEIKNIEKEYENITKENDIIYKLLLLIKSFPDNVDKLEFKEKKKLLHKVIYNIVWDGEKIHIKI; encoded by the coding sequence GTGAAAGTCATTTCTACTATTGCTATTTATGCTCGTAAATCAAAATTTACTAGTAAAGGTGAATCCAATGAAAATCAAATAAAATTATGTAAAGAGTATGCTTATAGTTATTTTCAAGTAGATGAAATAATTGTCTATGAAGATGAAGGTTATTCAGGTAGGAATACAGAACGCCCTAAATTTAAAGAAATGCTTAATTCTACAAATATAAATAAATTTGATGTTCTTATATGCTATCGTTTAGATCGTATAAGTAGAAATATTGCTGATTTTACTTCATTAATAGAGATTCTCCAAAATAAAAATATTGACTTTGTATCTATAAAAGAACAATTTGATACTTCTACTCCTATGGGTAGAGCTATGATGTATATATCATCAGTTTTTTCTCAACTGGAAAGAGAAACAATAGCTGAAAGAATTAAAGATAATATGTATGCACTAGCTAGAACTGGGAGATGGTTAGGTGGTAAAACTCCTACTGGATATACTAGTAAACAAATTTCTTATACTGATAAAGATGGTATAAACCGAAAAATGTATGCTTTAACTTCAGTTGAAAAAGAACTAAATTTAGTAAAAATGATATATAATAAATATCTCGAACTAGGATCACTAACAAAACTAGAGACTTGGACATTAGAAAAAAATATAAAAACTAAATCTAATAGATACTTTGATAAAGGTATATTAAAAATAATACTTAGCAATCCTGTATATGCTATGGCAGATAAAAAAATTTACAAATACTTTCAAAGTTATAATTCTGATATTGCTAATAATATTGATGATTTTAAAGGTACTCATGGGTTAATGGTATTCAATAAACACAAAGAAGAAAAAGGAACTGTTTATAGAAAGAAAAAAAATAATTGGATTATTGCAATTGGTAACCATAAAGGTATTATACCTTCTAATACTTGGATTAAAGTTCAACATCAGCTTGATATGAATAGCAAAAAGGCACCTCGATCTGGTACTAGTGAAATAGGTTTATTATCTCCTCTTCTCATCTGTAAAAATTGTGGCTCTAAGATGAGAATTATTACCTCTAGGAAAAATAATAAACTTTATTATTATTATAAATGCATTCTAAAAGAAAAATCTAAAGGCTATAAATGTAATATTAAAAATTTAAATGGTAAATTAGCTGATAAATATGTTCTTAATAAAATTACAGAGTTAGATTATATAGATATTGATATATATAAATATCTATATAATATGAAAGCAAGAATTATAGATCCATATTCAAAAACCAAATTGCAGAAAGAAAAGTTGTTATTAGAATTAGAAAAACATAAAAAATCTGTAAATAACCTTACTCTTCATCTTGCAAATAATACAGATTCTAAAGCTTCAAAGTATATAATTGAGCGAATTGAAATGTTTGATAAGATGATTAAAAATATAGAATCAGAAATAAAAAATATAGAGAAAGAATATGAAAACATAACTAAAGAAAATGATATTATATATAAACTATTATTATTAATAAAATCTTTTCCTGATAATGTAGATAAGTTAGAATTTAAAGAAAAGAAAAAATTATTACATAAAGTTATTTATAATATAGTATGGGATGGTGAAAAGATACATATTAAAATATAA
- the ddlA gene encoding D-alanine--D-alanine ligase — protein MNKIKVGIIFGGKSAEHEVSLQSAKNIIEAIDKEKYEVILIGVDKEGKWYLIENDEFLSNMDDPSSISLNKSENLLAIIPGEDKNQLVNLNGYNRLDDIDVVFPILHGPFGEDGTIQGLLKLSNIPFVGADILGSSVGMDKDVMKRLLRDSNISIADFISYNKSEKYNYNDVKQKLGMPVFIKPANLGSSVGISKVNNEQEFYKAMELAFEFDNKVIVEESIKGREIECSVLGNDYPISSLPGEILPSSDFYSYESKYIDESGAVLEIPAKLTEVEIEKIKSCSLKTYKVLCCKGMARVDVFLKDDGEIIVNEINTIPGFTRISMYPKLWEVSGIKYKELIDKLIQLAIERHNQEKELKTSL, from the coding sequence TTGAATAAAATTAAAGTGGGAATAATATTTGGTGGAAAGTCAGCAGAGCATGAAGTTTCACTTCAATCTGCTAAAAATATAATTGAAGCTATAGATAAGGAAAAATATGAAGTAATTCTTATAGGCGTTGATAAAGAAGGAAAGTGGTATCTAATTGAAAATGATGAATTTTTATCCAATATGGATGATCCGTCATCAATAAGCTTGAATAAATCAGAGAATTTATTAGCTATAATTCCTGGAGAAGATAAAAATCAATTAGTAAATTTAAATGGATATAATAGATTAGATGATATAGATGTAGTATTTCCTATATTACATGGTCCGTTTGGTGAAGATGGAACTATACAAGGTCTACTTAAACTTTCAAATATACCTTTTGTAGGTGCAGATATATTAGGTTCTTCAGTTGGAATGGATAAAGATGTTATGAAAAGACTATTAAGAGATAGTAATATATCTATAGCTGATTTTATATCATATAATAAGAGTGAAAAGTATAATTATAATGATGTAAAGCAAAAATTAGGAATGCCAGTATTTATAAAGCCAGCAAATTTAGGATCATCAGTTGGTATCAGTAAAGTTAATAATGAACAAGAATTTTATAAAGCAATGGAACTTGCTTTTGAATTTGATAATAAAGTTATAGTTGAAGAAAGTATTAAAGGAAGAGAAATTGAATGTTCAGTTTTAGGAAATGATTATCCTATTTCCTCTTTACCAGGAGAGATACTTCCTAGTAGTGACTTTTATTCATATGAGTCTAAATATATAGATGAAAGTGGAGCAGTACTAGAAATTCCTGCTAAGTTAACAGAGGTAGAAATAGAGAAAATTAAATCATGTTCACTTAAAACTTATAAAGTATTATGTTGTAAAGGAATGGCACGTGTAGATGTATTTTTAAAAGATGATGGTGAGATAATTGTTAATGAAATTAATACTATACCTGGTTTTACTAGAATAAGTATGTATCCTAAATTATGGGAAGTAAGTGGCATAAAATATAAAGAACTTATAGATAAACTTATACAACTTGCTATAGAAAGACATAATCAAGAAAAAGAACTAAAAACTTCTTTATAA
- a CDS encoding UDP-N-acetylmuramoyl-tripeptide--D-alanyl-D-alanine ligase — MINKTLIEIKNMINAYELKEKFNDIIINGVSKDTRTITKGQLYIPIIGENFDGHDFIYKAIENGAVATFWNKNHPIPDIDFPFIVVDDTLKAIQKLSKEYRDSLDLKVIGITGSNGKTSTKDILSSILKTKYKTYKTKGNLNNELGVPLTLLSLSEDTEIAVIEMGMSSLGEIELLTNIASPDVAIITNIGTAHLQDLKTKENIIKAKLEIVKGLNNNGLFIYHGDDEDLKKAVNKLNINQKKLTFGKNKLNDYIIEEISTDKDGINFKIKNNISEEFSLPMIGSHQMFNTTAAIAVAKYFDLSFNDIQKGLNNLELTSMRNELIHGKCFDILNDSYNSNLDSSKAAIKTLYSLNNYNQKILVFGDMLELGDKEIDMHREIGELIDFNKIDYLFTFGNLANYTAEAAKRKTNKKIIFSFDDKNKLTSKLEEVLEEGSIIVLKGSRGMKLEEIAKNLLS; from the coding sequence ATGATAAATAAAACTTTAATAGAAATTAAAAATATGATAAACGCTTATGAATTAAAAGAAAAATTTAACGATATTATTATAAATGGTGTATCTAAAGACACTAGAACAATAACAAAGGGGCAATTATATATTCCAATAATTGGTGAAAATTTTGATGGTCATGATTTTATATATAAGGCAATAGAAAATGGAGCTGTAGCAACATTTTGGAATAAGAATCATCCTATCCCTGATATTGACTTTCCTTTTATAGTTGTAGATGATACATTAAAAGCTATTCAAAAATTATCTAAAGAATATAGAGATAGTTTAGATTTAAAAGTTATTGGTATAACTGGCTCAAATGGGAAAACTTCTACAAAGGATATATTATCAAGCATATTAAAAACTAAATATAAAACGTATAAAACTAAAGGCAATTTAAACAATGAATTAGGTGTACCACTAACTCTTTTATCTTTAAGTGAAGATACAGAAATAGCAGTAATAGAAATGGGTATGAGTTCTCTTGGTGAAATAGAACTTCTCACAAATATTGCATCACCAGATGTTGCAATAATAACAAATATAGGTACTGCTCACCTTCAAGATTTAAAAACAAAAGAAAATATCATAAAAGCAAAACTTGAAATAGTAAAAGGTTTAAATAATAATGGATTATTTATATATCATGGAGACGATGAAGACTTAAAAAAAGCAGTAAATAAATTAAATATTAATCAAAAGAAATTAACTTTTGGAAAAAATAAATTGAATGACTATATCATAGAAGAAATTTCTACAGATAAAGATGGAATTAATTTTAAAATAAAAAATAATATATCAGAAGAATTTTCATTACCAATGATTGGAAGTCATCAAATGTTTAATACAACAGCTGCTATAGCTGTAGCTAAGTATTTTGATTTATCATTTAATGATATCCAAAAAGGCCTAAATAACCTTGAACTTACTTCTATGAGAAATGAACTTATTCATGGGAAATGTTTTGATATTTTAAATGACTCATATAACTCTAATTTAGATAGTTCAAAGGCTGCTATTAAAACACTTTATTCTTTAAACAACTATAATCAAAAAATACTTGTATTTGGTGATATGCTAGAATTAGGGGATAAAGAAATAGATATGCATAGAGAAATTGGAGAACTTATAGACTTTAATAAAATAGATTATTTATTTACATTTGGTAATTTAGCTAATTATACTGCAGAAGCTGCCAAAAGAAAAACAAATAAAAAAATAATTTTCTCATTTGATGATAAAAACAAATTAACTTCTAAGCTTGAAGAAGTTTTAGAAGAAGGTTCAATCATAGTATTAAAAGGATCTAGAGGAATGAAATTAGAAGAAATAGCAAAAAACTTACTAAGTTAA